One genomic region from Siniperca chuatsi isolate FFG_IHB_CAS linkage group LG18, ASM2008510v1, whole genome shotgun sequence encodes:
- the LOC122865749 gene encoding annexin A1-like: protein MSMFKKFFNNVVHDRDPKDDPATAKGKPKPKYYGTVNPYPNFSASNDSSLLQSGIKSKGVDEDVIISILVKRSNEQRQKIKAVYEASTGAKLDKALKSALRSDLEEVCLALLMTPAHFDAYQLRKATKGLGTDDKVLVEILATRSNQEIREIKRVFKEEYKTELEDVIMNETSGDFTMALLAMLKANKDESTEVDMAMAKRDAEILFEAGENTKGVKVSAFIDILTTRSGLQLSKTFQQYASVSDITLPKALEMELSGDIEDCLLDIVKCAWNMPAFFAEKLHLAMKGPGTHEKALIRVLVSRSEVDLKKIVEEYKAMYNISLQEDILKDTKGHFRDVLLALCGAQ from the exons ATGTCCATGTTCAAGAAATTCTTCAACAATGTCGTCCATGACAGAGACCCCAAAGACGACCCTGCCACA GCGAAGGGTAAGCCGAAACCTAAGTATTATGGAACAGTCAACCCGTATCCGAACTTCAGTGCCAGCAATGATTCTTCCCTTCTTCAAAGCGGCATTAAAAGTAAAG GAGTGGACGAGGATGTGATCATTTCAATCCTGGTGAAGAGAAGCAACgagcagagacagaaaatcaaAGCAGTTTATGAAGCGTCCACTGGGGCG AAGCTGGATAAAGCTCTGAAGTCGGCTCTCAGGTCAGATTTAGAGGAGGTCTGTCTGGCTCTGCTTATGACACCCGCTCACTTTGATGCCTACCAGCTCAGGAAGGCCACAAAG GGTCTGGGCACAGATGACAAAGTCCTGGTTGAGATTCTGGCAACAAGATCAAACCAAGAGATTCGAGAGATCAAGAGGGTCTTCAAAGAAG AGTACAAAACAGAGCTGGAGGACGTTATTATGAATGAGACCAGCGGTGACTTCACCATGGCCCTCCTGGCCATGTTGAAAGCTAACAAAGATGAGAGCACTGAGGTCGACATGGCTATGGCCAAAAGGGACGCAgag ATTCTGTTTGAGGCAGGTGAGAATACCAAAGGAGTCAAAGTTTCTGCTTTCATCGACATCCTCACCACGCGGAGCGGCCTGCAGCTCTCTAAGA CATTCCAGCAATATGCCTCCGTCAGTGACATCACATTACCTAAAGCCCTGGAAATGGAGCTGAGCGGAGACATTGAAGACTGCCTCCTTGACATTG TGAAATGTGCCTGGAACATGCCGGCTTTCTTCGCTGAGAAGCTCCATCTGGCtatgaag GGCCCCGGCACACATGAGAAGGCACTGATCAGGGTGCTGGTGAGCCGCTCTGAGGTCGACCTGAAGAAGATCGTGGAGGAATACAAGGCCATGTATAACATTAGCCTGCAGGAGGACATACTG AAAGACACCAAGGGACATTTTCGGGATGTCCTGCTTGCACTGTGTGGAGCTCAGTGA